From a single Mesotoga sp. Brook.08.105.5.1 genomic region:
- a CDS encoding FtsX-like permease family protein gives MLIQIVSLFTGIAVIATIVSMIMNPIIFKIGYRNVYRRKSDTFLVIMGSLIGTALIMGSMAMNDSFQKFLFSQIERTHGEIDELVYIPSDNQNVAKEFIPNFKIEALVDSLSRNEQVDGVLPILSRTVSVGLPGNARSQTGQSMQVTIIGVLFDHLSKWPDASGIDLAIPPPTDGVPGVIINRELADSLSVSVGDEIEILADPGQRLLFWIPLPQVKIIDIVEGNGVFNYQIENQRPNAFTMLMDVEVAREVLKIGVDDYFNALLVSNRGDFLKGERLTDDVLVAIREVAGEEFAVREVKRDSIRMVDQGNIGLLFLMLSVFAIFAGALLLTNIYLMLAQERRTELGTLRAIGYSRKRVSRTIFYEGFFYSIISSAIGVLAGLAIARLTLGSFVSLSEDIVTLIPIEGANIAFDSMQSSFAFFVRTDSIAYGFLLGLIIPLVIILYTGRKISRTNIVTAVRNIPEELDERKRLLLNIIASVGVLLSIVVAYSAYSIGNANGFFTGVVLTGLLIPIAIPARNKRLIESLFSIAVIAFTMVSNSFSLIASSGSSIYLTVAKGAAILFAGLFLIVYNLKTFEFLLNKLFQKARAAAPVFKISIAFSSRNRMRTGLTIAMFAVVIFVITLISVIPYSMEQMLIRSRDAVFTGFDAGAFSLTGERTISFTELQSQPEVREISTVASLNVAVREEDSFGLEQIYLVDDLFIDNSRLTDILYDEHLDISSGEELWDYLRSNPGTVIVSNSVLPDVAPGDTLELRGIVDQGDSGQGIGGLLRRGVSSESIDTSPVYLEVIATIPENTISFLNGLLIYAGNVPSELAGSAAERYLLFNLAGTSPDQKKENFDILQSKIESRSLFLLYVDDIINLTSSMLQGTVNILRSFLYFGMLVGIVGIAIIMFKALHERKRIIGMLKAIGFTKKMVFSSFLLESSFIAIVGIVLGIVTGTLTSIEIYASPLMEGMKLYIPWDQLAAMTLIFYFASLVSTIIPSYSASRIEPAEALRYFE, from the coding sequence GTGCTAATACAGATAGTGAGTCTTTTTACGGGGATTGCTGTAATTGCAACCATTGTCTCCATGATAATGAATCCAATAATCTTCAAAATAGGTTACAGGAACGTCTACAGAAGAAAGTCCGATACTTTCCTCGTAATAATGGGATCATTGATAGGAACGGCACTGATAATGGGCTCCATGGCCATGAACGATTCCTTTCAGAAGTTTTTGTTTAGTCAGATTGAGAGAACTCATGGTGAGATAGATGAATTGGTCTACATTCCTTCAGATAATCAGAACGTCGCAAAAGAGTTCATCCCAAACTTCAAGATAGAAGCTCTTGTCGATTCACTGTCCAGAAATGAACAGGTTGACGGTGTTCTTCCCATTCTCAGCAGGACTGTTTCAGTGGGTCTCCCGGGTAACGCAAGAAGTCAAACCGGTCAGAGTATGCAGGTCACCATCATAGGAGTCTTGTTCGATCATTTGTCAAAGTGGCCCGACGCTTCCGGTATCGATCTAGCCATTCCTCCCCCAACGGATGGTGTACCCGGCGTCATAATAAACCGAGAGCTCGCTGATTCATTAAGCGTGTCGGTTGGAGACGAGATCGAAATCCTTGCGGATCCTGGACAGAGGTTGCTCTTCTGGATTCCTCTTCCACAAGTGAAAATTATTGACATTGTTGAAGGTAACGGTGTTTTTAATTATCAGATAGAGAATCAACGGCCAAACGCATTCACTATGCTTATGGATGTTGAAGTTGCGAGAGAGGTTTTGAAAATCGGTGTGGATGATTATTTCAACGCTTTGCTTGTATCCAATCGCGGTGATTTCTTAAAGGGGGAGAGGCTTACTGATGATGTTTTGGTAGCGATAAGAGAGGTGGCCGGCGAAGAGTTTGCTGTTAGAGAGGTAAAGAGGGATTCTATCAGGATGGTTGATCAAGGCAATATCGGTCTTCTATTCCTTATGTTAAGCGTTTTCGCAATATTCGCAGGAGCGCTTCTTCTGACAAATATATATTTGATGCTAGCACAAGAGAGAAGAACCGAGCTTGGAACTCTCAGAGCGATAGGCTATTCGAGAAAAAGGGTCTCAAGAACCATTTTCTATGAAGGATTCTTCTACTCGATAATATCTTCAGCAATTGGTGTGCTCGCTGGTTTGGCTATCGCAAGGTTGACTCTGGGAAGTTTTGTGAGTCTTTCCGAAGATATCGTAACGCTTATTCCCATTGAAGGAGCGAACATCGCATTTGATTCCATGCAGAGCTCGTTTGCCTTTTTTGTGCGTACCGATTCGATTGCTTATGGGTTTCTCCTTGGATTGATCATTCCATTGGTAATAATTCTATATACGGGAAGGAAAATTTCACGAACAAATATAGTTACCGCCGTAAGGAATATTCCCGAAGAACTGGACGAGCGCAAAAGACTCTTATTGAATATCATAGCTTCAGTTGGAGTTCTCTTGTCAATAGTAGTTGCATATAGCGCCTACTCTATAGGTAATGCAAACGGCTTTTTTACGGGTGTCGTATTGACAGGTCTGCTAATACCGATTGCTATTCCAGCGAGAAACAAGAGGTTAATCGAGTCGCTCTTCTCCATTGCGGTCATAGCGTTTACAATGGTCAGTAACTCTTTTTCATTAATAGCTTCCAGCGGTTCTTCCATCTATCTAACGGTTGCAAAAGGGGCTGCGATTCTTTTCGCCGGTCTTTTCCTGATTGTCTATAATCTAAAGACTTTCGAGTTTCTCCTTAATAAGTTGTTCCAAAAGGCGAGAGCTGCCGCACCAGTATTCAAGATTTCGATAGCCTTTTCTTCCAGGAATCGCATGAGGACAGGTCTTACCATTGCCATGTTTGCGGTTGTGATTTTCGTGATTACGCTTATCTCTGTAATACCTTACTCGATGGAGCAAATGCTTATAAGAAGCAGGGACGCGGTTTTCACTGGTTTTGATGCTGGCGCCTTCTCGCTTACAGGAGAGAGAACCATCTCCTTCACTGAACTTCAGTCACAGCCTGAAGTGAGAGAGATCTCGACCGTAGCGAGTTTGAACGTAGCTGTGAGAGAAGAGGATAGCTTTGGACTTGAACAGATATATCTAGTTGACGACCTTTTCATAGACAATAGCAGATTGACCGATATTCTTTATGATGAGCACCTAGACATATCAAGCGGTGAAGAGCTTTGGGATTACTTGCGTAGTAATCCCGGTACTGTAATAGTGTCTAATAGCGTTTTGCCGGATGTTGCTCCTGGAGATACTCTGGAACTCAGAGGGATAGTCGATCAGGGAGATTCCGGTCAAGGTATTGGCGGGTTGTTGAGAAGAGGGGTTTCGTCAGAGTCGATTGACACCAGTCCTGTTTATTTGGAAGTAATCGCTACAATTCCGGAAAATACTATCTCCTTCCTCAATGGACTCCTAATCTATGCAGGAAATGTTCCTAGCGAGTTAGCAGGAAGTGCTGCAGAGAGATACTTACTTTTCAACCTTGCAGGCACTTCTCCGGATCAGAAGAAAGAGAACTTTGACATCCTGCAGAGTAAGATCGAATCTAGGAGCCTCTTCCTCCTTTATGTTGACGACATAATCAATTTAACATCCTCTATGCTGCAAGGAACAGTCAACATTCTCAGATCTTTCCTTTACTTCGGGATGCTAGTCGGGATCGTAGGAATCGCGATCATTATGTTCAAGGCTCTTCACGAAAGAAAGCGAATAATCGGAATGCTTAAGGCAATTGGATTTACGAAGAAGATGGTGTTCTCCTCCTTTCTCTTGGAAAGTTCATTTATCGCGATTGTTGGTATTGTTCTCGGAATTGTAACCGGCACTCTTACAAGTATAGAGATCTACGCTTCTCCATTGATGGAAGGCATGAAACTGTATATTCCGTGGGATCAGCTTGCTGCCATGACCCTGATATTCTATTTTGCTTCACTTGTGTCTACGATTATTCCCAGTTATTCGGCCTCAAGAATAGAACCTGCTGAAGCTCTGCGGTATTTTGAATAG
- a CDS encoding ATP-binding cassette domain-containing protein, translating into MINLLQIHNLSVSFGSVDVLKKVSLDLAAGEILAVTGANGAGKSTLLKSIKGEITPSEGKITIEQGIDPLLVNQEIADFYGTVKEYLLGAKKELFDIYEKLGSSVNDPMTYAELINEFHNVGGFEFEAKISSSLNEFGINVDNLDFPYMNFSHGQKRILSLVRGVLSGSNLFLLDEPTNHLDIEMTLRLEEIITSLSERGVGVIVVSHDRRFIDRVAHKTIYLKRGEAIGVRGGYSEMLAHLKSDFLSRKKKSEEISKKIRQLELDATRRKSWSDSREASKRFASDKGHEGHMAAKLARRALAVQKRTERLIGELECEKPFVEKPVTVRIPKYGVPNRKMVMVEGLSFSYEENEVIREASVNMDTSDRVGLIGPNGSGKTTLMKCLVGILEPSSGRMYRNESVNWMYIPQNVAELFERGTPYEEIADLGLEVTAVRSHLANIGLKGEKAFSEIKKMSYGELMRLALLKSLLSKVEFIFMDEPTNHLDIESLEVLDRLLNDFAGGFFFISHDRQFIAEHGEKILTIEEGMLKSFEYSEEIDIDSFDCTKEILADSYDESNFRRSTKTFLHNSEEED; encoded by the coding sequence GTGATCAATTTGCTTCAAATACACAATCTTTCAGTTTCCTTTGGAAGCGTAGACGTTCTTAAGAAAGTCAGTCTCGATCTTGCTGCAGGAGAGATTTTGGCTGTCACCGGGGCAAACGGTGCCGGCAAGTCGACTCTCCTGAAATCCATCAAAGGTGAAATCACTCCCTCGGAAGGAAAAATAACTATTGAGCAAGGTATCGACCCGCTTCTTGTTAACCAGGAGATTGCAGACTTTTATGGGACAGTGAAGGAGTATCTACTGGGGGCGAAAAAAGAGCTCTTCGACATCTACGAGAAATTGGGCAGCTCTGTAAATGATCCTATGACCTATGCGGAACTCATAAATGAATTTCATAATGTTGGGGGATTCGAGTTCGAAGCAAAGATTTCTTCATCTCTAAATGAGTTTGGCATCAATGTTGACAATCTGGATTTCCCGTACATGAATTTCTCCCATGGGCAGAAGAGAATTCTCTCCCTTGTCAGGGGAGTTCTCTCCGGTTCGAATCTTTTCTTGCTGGACGAGCCGACAAACCATCTCGACATAGAAATGACCTTAAGACTTGAAGAGATCATAACCTCACTAAGCGAGAGGGGTGTTGGAGTTATTGTTGTAAGTCATGACAGGAGATTCATCGACAGAGTCGCTCACAAGACGATCTATCTGAAAAGAGGAGAGGCAATAGGAGTTCGAGGTGGCTATTCTGAGATGCTGGCGCATCTGAAAAGTGATTTCCTATCAAGGAAGAAGAAAAGTGAAGAGATAAGTAAGAAGATACGTCAACTGGAACTCGATGCGACCAGGAGGAAGAGCTGGTCAGATTCAAGAGAGGCTTCAAAGAGATTCGCAAGCGATAAAGGCCATGAAGGACATATGGCGGCCAAACTAGCCAGACGTGCGCTAGCTGTACAGAAAAGGACCGAAAGACTGATCGGTGAACTGGAGTGCGAAAAACCGTTTGTTGAGAAGCCTGTTACTGTCAGGATTCCTAAATATGGAGTTCCGAACAGAAAAATGGTCATGGTGGAGGGCCTCTCGTTCTCTTACGAAGAAAATGAAGTCATAAGGGAGGCCTCTGTTAACATGGATACTTCCGATAGAGTTGGTCTCATAGGGCCGAATGGTTCGGGGAAAACAACTCTGATGAAATGCCTGGTAGGGATTCTGGAACCATCGAGTGGCAGAATGTACAGAAACGAGAGTGTAAACTGGATGTACATTCCACAGAATGTCGCAGAACTCTTCGAAAGAGGAACTCCCTATGAAGAAATCGCCGACCTTGGACTGGAAGTGACCGCCGTCAGAAGTCACCTGGCCAATATCGGTCTCAAGGGAGAGAAGGCCTTCTCGGAGATTAAAAAGATGAGCTACGGAGAGTTGATGAGGCTTGCCTTACTGAAATCTCTTCTTTCAAAGGTTGAGTTCATCTTTATGGACGAGCCAACCAATCATTTGGATATTGAATCTCTAGAAGTACTTGACAGACTTCTCAACGACTTCGCAGGAGGGTTTTTCTTCATTAGTCACGACAGGCAGTTCATTGCAGAACACGGGGAAAAGATTCTCACCATTGAAGAAGGTATGCTTAAAAGCTTCGAGTATTCAGAGGAGATTGATATCGACTCCTTTGATTGTACAAAAGAGATTCTTGCGGACTCCTACGATGAGTCGAACTTCAGGAGAAGCACAAAAACCTTCCTTCATAATTCTGAGGAGGAAGATTGA
- a CDS encoding fused response regulator/phosphatase, producing MSRILVVDDDSSVRVLLKSILVRDRHDVIESPDGESALSSLSRDKPDMILLDLMLPDYNGLDILTELKSSEELRSIPVIVLTGSSDRQSKLTALSSGAVDFISKPFLPEEVLLRVNTQLKLHELIKSLRIAVDNLESDVLAAGKIQNALVPKSDPQGLAVRWIYEPSYRVGGDIFDVFRLNENRFFVYLADMSGHGVNAAMLSVMVHRFIEDFRSGINDIDFDLSSFMKELDKNFVFERFNLFFTIIAVVVDLEGFALLANAGHPSPMILRKGSVELLDDRRESLIGMNMVRGEVSRVPLLKGDRLLLYTDGLIELLNEKGEMYGESRLRDLFESCANIDIEETSERLKTSFDSFKGSVLAEDDITALLIEF from the coding sequence GTGAGCAGGATATTGGTGGTGGATGACGACAGTTCGGTTAGAGTGCTTCTAAAATCAATACTTGTCAGGGATAGACACGATGTGATCGAAAGCCCCGATGGTGAGTCTGCGTTGTCTTCACTGTCAAGAGACAAGCCTGATATGATTTTGCTGGATCTTATGCTGCCCGACTACAATGGACTGGATATTCTGACTGAGCTCAAGTCTAGTGAAGAGCTGCGGTCTATTCCAGTAATCGTACTTACCGGTTCTTCAGACAGGCAGAGCAAACTTACTGCTCTCAGTTCGGGGGCCGTTGATTTCATCTCAAAACCCTTTCTTCCCGAAGAGGTTTTACTTAGAGTGAATACTCAGTTGAAGTTACACGAGTTGATAAAGTCTCTGAGAATAGCTGTAGACAATCTTGAGAGTGATGTTCTTGCGGCGGGAAAGATACAAAACGCGCTTGTACCGAAAAGCGATCCACAAGGACTTGCTGTCAGATGGATCTACGAACCTTCCTACAGAGTTGGCGGGGATATATTCGATGTGTTTAGGTTGAACGAAAACCGTTTCTTCGTTTATTTGGCGGATATGTCCGGACATGGAGTAAATGCTGCAATGCTATCGGTTATGGTGCACCGGTTCATTGAAGATTTCAGATCCGGTATTAACGACATAGATTTCGACCTGAGCAGCTTCATGAAAGAGCTCGACAAGAACTTCGTGTTTGAGAGGTTCAATCTATTCTTTACTATTATCGCCGTAGTTGTTGATCTAGAAGGCTTTGCTCTTCTGGCAAATGCGGGGCACCCCTCGCCGATGATTCTTAGAAAGGGCTCTGTTGAACTGCTTGATGATAGGAGAGAAAGCCTGATTGGTATGAACATGGTTCGCGGAGAAGTGTCGAGAGTGCCGTTATTAAAGGGAGATCGTCTTCTGTTGTATACAGACGGATTGATTGAGTTGCTGAACGAAAAAGGTGAGATGTATGGTGAGAGCAGACTAAGAGATCTCTTTGAGAGTTGTGCGAATATAGACATTGAGGAAACGTCTGAGCGTCTTAAGACCTCATTTGATAGCTTCAAAGGAAGTGTGTTGGCTGAAGATGATATTACGGCGCTGCTCATAGAGTTCTAG
- a CDS encoding chromate transporter, with the protein MRYMSPLRLFWIFVKVSTFTIGGGYAMIPVIKEFIVDKYKIMQNDEFLDVIVTAQTVPGVIAINTAMILGSRLSGFWGAFFAVLGASLTPFIIILVIASFFTDFVDLPVFKGFFAGARVGVTVILANLSFQLLRRSLKRYMILAVITAGTIAIVLLNLSSIWVLLVCSMLIYFIDKRRTQ; encoded by the coding sequence ATGCGCTATATGAGCCCACTTAGGCTTTTCTGGATATTCGTCAAAGTTAGCACGTTCACCATAGGTGGTGGATACGCGATGATCCCCGTCATCAAAGAATTCATTGTTGATAAGTACAAGATTATGCAAAACGATGAATTTCTTGATGTTATTGTTACTGCCCAGACAGTACCCGGTGTAATTGCAATCAACACCGCGATGATACTGGGGAGCAGACTGTCCGGATTCTGGGGTGCATTTTTCGCGGTTCTTGGAGCTTCGTTAACTCCATTCATAATAATACTGGTTATCGCAAGCTTCTTCACTGATTTCGTTGATCTACCTGTTTTCAAGGGCTTCTTTGCAGGAGCAAGGGTCGGAGTTACCGTCATATTGGCCAATCTTTCTTTCCAGTTGCTGAGGAGAAGTCTCAAGAGATATATGATACTGGCGGTTATTACCGCGGGGACAATTGCAATTGTCCTTCTCAATTTATCTTCGATCTGGGTCCTGCTAGTCTGCTCTATGCTGATCTACTTCATAGACAAGCGGAGGACGCAATGA
- a CDS encoding MFS transporter, with amino-acid sequence MNNMVERMKSNIKKNYLFSFLMNMRLSSGLWMIYMASKGMSLTQIGFLEGIFHVTSLTMEVPTGSVADLFGRKLSRTMGRCLSLVSILVLIGSRNFLHFALFMVLAALSYNLESGSGEALVYDSLKYLKKEDNFISVLGRQEAIFQVSSVTALLIGGFLGTYNYHYAFWVSAGIITFSAVYSLSFTEPPILESVSRNSKTFRGFLKQIVDSFSIIARDKKVAFLIFFVQTILAFSACIFFYIQNYWKGLGRTEFQIGIYLAAGSFLAGLVAMKVQRLSHLLKEKKVLIILPLVSVASMWGVALCSNKLPFFMVVTMIEAMLFVAGNDYINKLIPSRSRATIISFASMMYSLVMIIFFPIFGRIADTISFGVAFVSLAVMASCLYVFSMYLLKKIG; translated from the coding sequence ATGAATAATATGGTTGAGCGCATGAAAAGCAACATAAAGAAGAATTACCTATTCTCTTTTCTTATGAACATGAGACTGTCTAGCGGTCTCTGGATGATCTACATGGCCTCCAAGGGAATGAGCTTGACGCAGATCGGTTTCCTTGAAGGAATATTCCACGTGACCTCTTTGACGATGGAGGTCCCTACAGGGTCTGTAGCAGACTTGTTCGGAAGAAAGCTCAGCAGAACCATGGGGAGGTGTCTATCTCTTGTAAGCATTCTAGTATTGATCGGCTCTAGGAACTTCCTTCATTTCGCACTATTCATGGTACTCGCTGCACTTTCGTATAACCTGGAATCTGGTTCTGGAGAGGCTCTTGTTTATGACTCTCTCAAATATCTGAAAAAAGAAGACAATTTCATATCGGTTCTTGGGAGGCAGGAGGCTATATTTCAAGTGTCTTCAGTTACGGCGCTTCTAATCGGCGGGTTCCTGGGAACGTACAACTATCACTATGCATTTTGGGTTTCCGCTGGGATCATCACATTTTCGGCGGTCTATTCTCTTTCGTTTACAGAACCACCAATCCTCGAATCGGTGAGCCGTAACTCAAAGACCTTCCGGGGCTTCTTGAAGCAGATTGTTGATAGCTTCTCAATAATCGCTAGAGATAAAAAGGTTGCATTTCTTATCTTTTTTGTTCAGACTATATTGGCATTCAGCGCCTGCATATTCTTTTACATTCAAAACTACTGGAAAGGACTTGGCCGCACGGAGTTTCAGATTGGCATATACCTCGCAGCCGGGTCGTTTCTTGCCGGTTTAGTGGCCATGAAGGTTCAGAGGTTATCTCATCTGCTGAAGGAGAAGAAAGTCCTGATCATACTGCCTCTTGTTTCTGTCGCATCCATGTGGGGTGTGGCTCTTTGCTCGAACAAGTTACCTTTCTTCATGGTTGTAACTATGATTGAAGCCATGCTGTTCGTAGCAGGTAACGACTACATAAATAAGCTGATTCCATCCAGGAGCAGGGCAACGATAATATCCTTTGCAAGTATGATGTATAGCTTAGTAATGATAATTTTCTTCCCAATTTTCGGAAGAATCGCTGACACAATCTCGTTTGGAGTTGCTTTTGTCTCACTGGCTGTGATGGCAAGCTGTCTTTATGTGTTCAGTATGTATTTACTCAAGAAGATCGGATGA
- a CDS encoding ATP-binding protein: protein MGEKKYNFKVRPEMGKIDAFSAKVSEIVRRCMDNETGFRAGLIVIEACSNIVKHGQLTEEDLISVSLAIGENEVVITIEDTSREFNPLEVDDPNLENIELLQQGGMGIYLIKRFSKKAEYSYVDGRNILKIII, encoded by the coding sequence ATGGGTGAGAAGAAGTACAATTTCAAGGTTAGACCCGAAATGGGCAAAATCGATGCTTTCTCGGCTAAAGTCTCGGAGATAGTAAGAAGGTGCATGGACAATGAAACCGGTTTCAGAGCTGGCTTGATAGTAATTGAGGCTTGCTCTAATATCGTTAAGCACGGCCAGCTTACTGAAGAAGATCTCATATCAGTCAGTCTCGCTATCGGGGAAAATGAAGTAGTAATTACAATCGAAGACACTTCAAGAGAGTTCAATCCACTTGAGGTGGATGATCCAAATCTTGAGAACATCGAGCTTCTGCAGCAAGGTGGAATGGGTATCTACTTAATAAAGAGGTTTTCCAAGAAAGCTGAATACTCCTATGTTGACGGCAGAAACATTCTGAAGATCATAATCTAA
- a CDS encoding STAS domain-containing protein, protein MFELKMMENKIGVISLLERARITGETSARFRKWQETVDLKSCSSVIVDGTNIEFIDSMGIAALISIYKTVAAEDSDLVLINLSDEIKKLLNTLRLDRLFVVKDCSLEEVIKNSC, encoded by the coding sequence ATGTTTGAATTGAAGATGATGGAGAATAAGATCGGAGTAATTTCCCTCTTGGAAAGAGCGAGAATCACAGGAGAGACATCGGCGAGGTTCAGAAAATGGCAAGAGACAGTCGATCTCAAAAGCTGTTCGTCAGTGATCGTCGATGGGACCAACATCGAATTCATTGACTCTATGGGCATTGCCGCTTTGATAAGCATCTACAAGACAGTTGCTGCTGAAGATAGTGATCTCGTCTTGATAAATTTGTCTGATGAGATAAAGAAGCTGCTTAATACTCTGAGGCTCGATAGGCTCTTTGTTGTAAAGGATTGTAGCCTTGAAGAAGTCATCAAGAATTCGTGTTGA
- a CDS encoding ABC transporter ATP-binding protein, producing the protein MAFVEVRNVSKTYRSGEISVEALKGVSFDIYEGEILSILGPSGCGKSTLLNCLSGIDTPTEGKVMIRGVDLHSLKDDEKTRFRAMNMGFVFQFYNLIPVLNAVENVELAMLTMGSNQKKAREAAMEILAKVNLKEREYYLPSRLSGGERQRVSIARALVHKPAIVWADEPTGALDTKTSGDLMNLITELNQTLNQTFVIVTHDERVSDYSNRILHMDSGHILKIEENRELKVEEC; encoded by the coding sequence ATGGCGTTTGTTGAAGTTAGAAACGTTAGTAAAACTTATAGGTCAGGTGAGATTTCGGTTGAGGCTTTGAAGGGTGTATCCTTCGATATCTACGAGGGGGAGATACTGTCGATTCTCGGACCATCTGGTTGTGGAAAGAGTACGCTTCTGAACTGCCTTTCAGGAATTGATACCCCGACTGAAGGGAAAGTCATGATTAGAGGTGTGGATCTTCATTCTTTGAAGGACGACGAAAAGACTCGATTCAGGGCAATGAATATGGGATTTGTTTTTCAGTTCTACAATCTTATACCAGTACTGAATGCGGTCGAGAACGTTGAGCTTGCCATGCTTACAATGGGAAGCAACCAAAAAAAGGCTCGAGAAGCCGCTATGGAGATTCTCGCAAAAGTGAATCTCAAGGAGCGAGAGTATTATCTGCCTTCTCGACTAAGCGGTGGTGAGCGACAGAGAGTTTCCATTGCAAGAGCACTTGTTCATAAACCTGCAATCGTGTGGGCCGACGAACCCACCGGAGCCCTCGACACGAAAACCAGCGGCGACCTTATGAATCTTATAACTGAGCTGAACCAAACTCTTAATCAGACTTTCGTTATTGTAACCCACGATGAAAGAGTCTCCGATTATTCCAACAGGATTCTCCATATGGACAGCGGTCACATTCTGAAGATTGAAGAGAATAGAGAATTGAAGGTGGAAGAGTGCTAA
- a CDS encoding PRC-barrel domain-containing protein: MENRIRWGAKAISSDGKDLGKVIRVVIHPKNNEVTHVVIEKGIFNRVAKLVPITTVFFAAPDEVRLKIESKDVETLQDYEETFFVTGEEIDNLESGVTPVYWLRPVGDYAELYPLPPLNTSINVPKDTKSLEPGCDIVSAEEKMIGRLRSFVLNDEGKITHLVCEYGSFGSKSKKLIPIDWVEEIDECKVRVSASSVMVEKLPEMD, encoded by the coding sequence ATGGAAAACAGAATTAGATGGGGTGCAAAAGCCATTTCTTCCGATGGAAAAGATCTCGGAAAAGTCATCCGGGTTGTTATTCATCCCAAGAACAATGAAGTCACTCATGTCGTAATAGAGAAAGGTATCTTCAACAGAGTGGCAAAGCTCGTGCCGATAACGACTGTCTTTTTTGCGGCTCCCGATGAGGTTAGGTTGAAAATTGAATCGAAGGATGTTGAAACTCTGCAGGATTACGAGGAGACATTCTTTGTGACCGGAGAGGAGATTGATAACTTGGAAAGCGGGGTTACTCCGGTATACTGGCTCAGACCGGTAGGTGATTATGCAGAGCTTTATCCTCTTCCGCCTCTCAATACTTCGATAAACGTTCCCAAAGATACTAAGTCACTCGAACCAGGTTGTGATATAGTTAGTGCTGAGGAAAAGATGATTGGAAGGTTAAGAAGCTTCGTTCTGAATGACGAAGGGAAGATAACTCATTTAGTTTGCGAATATGGTAGTTTTGGCTCCAAGTCGAAAAAGCTCATACCGATAGACTGGGTTGAGGAGATTGACGAATGTAAAGTAAGGGTCTCCGCGTCCTCAGTGATGGTGGAGAAACTGCCGGAAATGGATTGA
- a CDS encoding chromate transporter, giving the protein MILINLFWAFFKIGLLAFGGGYGALSLIQDQIVNINKWIELDEFLTLISISQMTPGPIAINSATFIGYQIAGIPGSIFSTVGVVLPSVFWIFLILKILKFVSKWIDTVEVFNALRLGIIALILSATFRIGIESINSIFALILGIAAFYILYKFKPSVIWIVLGTGLMGVIMSLFLPL; this is encoded by the coding sequence ATGATCCTAATAAACCTGTTCTGGGCCTTCTTCAAAATCGGTCTTCTTGCCTTCGGGGGTGGTTACGGTGCTCTCAGCCTCATTCAGGATCAAATAGTTAACATAAACAAATGGATTGAACTTGATGAATTTCTCACTCTTATTTCTATCTCTCAGATGACCCCGGGGCCGATAGCAATCAATTCTGCTACCTTCATTGGATATCAAATTGCCGGAATACCAGGATCGATATTCTCTACAGTTGGAGTAGTTCTTCCAAGTGTGTTCTGGATCTTCTTGATATTGAAAATCCTGAAATTTGTGTCTAAGTGGATCGATACAGTCGAAGTATTCAATGCACTACGTTTGGGCATAATCGCGCTGATTCTTTCGGCGACTTTCAGAATTGGGATTGAATCTATCAATAGTATTTTTGCACTCATTCTTGGCATTGCTGCTTTTTACATCCTCTATAAGTTTAAACCTTCAGTTATCTGGATTGTTCTCGGAACGGGTTTGATGGGAGTAATCATGAGCTTGTTCCTTCCCCTATAA